A DNA window from Pedomonas mirosovicensis contains the following coding sequences:
- the rnc gene encoding ribonuclease III, which produces MSNDALQDWAEQKLGRRFRDPALLVEALTHTSLPGRNYQRLEFLGDRVLGLIIATWLYERHPNESEGKLNRRFVELVRGQTCAEIARSIGASGQIRLERTAREQRVNETANVLGDVCEALIGALYLDGGMAAARKFVRSAWEPLLTGGGSVEKDPKSALQEWAQGRGLPLPAYAIVGRCGPHHAPEFTVEVSVRSLEPVRATGRSRQEAEKQAAATLLAKVREEKE; this is translated from the coding sequence ATGAGCAACGACGCCTTGCAGGACTGGGCTGAGCAGAAACTCGGCCGCCGTTTCCGTGACCCCGCGCTTCTGGTTGAAGCGCTCACCCATACATCCCTGCCGGGCCGCAACTACCAGCGGCTTGAGTTTCTGGGCGACCGCGTGCTGGGCCTCATCATCGCCACCTGGCTCTACGAGCGCCATCCGAACGAGAGCGAGGGCAAGCTGAACCGCCGCTTCGTCGAGCTGGTGCGCGGCCAGACCTGCGCCGAGATCGCCCGCTCCATCGGCGCGTCGGGCCAGATCCGGCTGGAGCGCACCGCCCGCGAGCAGCGCGTTAATGAGACCGCCAACGTCCTCGGCGACGTGTGCGAGGCCCTTATCGGCGCGCTCTATCTTGACGGCGGCATGGCAGCGGCGCGCAAGTTCGTGCGTTCCGCCTGGGAGCCCCTGCTCACCGGCGGAGGCAGCGTCGAGAAGGACCCCAAGTCTGCCCTGCAGGAGTGGGCGCAAGGCCGCGGCCTGCCGCTTCCCGCCTATGCCATCGTTGGCCGCTGCGGCCCCCACCATGCGCCCGAGTTCACGGTCGAGGTCAGCGTGCGCTCGCTCGAGCCCGTCCGCGCCACCGGCCGCTCCCGGCAGGAGGCCGAAAAACAGGCCGCCGCCACATTGCTCGCCAAGGTCAGAGAAGAAAAAGAATGA
- the era gene encoding GTPase Era, whose amino-acid sequence MTEITSSLTPAPRSLEGQPEGTTFCGEVAVIGAPNAGKSTLVNALVGAKVAIVSAKVQTTRTRLIGIAIEGNAQLLLVDTPGIFRPRRRLDRAMVKAAWEGAQGADVICLIVDAKRGITEEVDSILENLAQDQSGAPRFLVLNKVDITPKEKLFELTLKLHERVTFAETFMVAAQQGDGVADVKKALARLMPESPWHYPEDQVADVTQRLMAAEITREQIYHQLHDELPYAATVETEKWEERRDGSAAINQVIYVERETQKAIVLGAKGARIKQLGAAARTEMEANFGRRIHLFLFVKVKPDWAEDRSVYKDIGLDWVE is encoded by the coding sequence ATGACTGAGATTACCTCCTCCCTTACCCCCGCCCCTCGCTCCCTCGAAGGCCAGCCCGAAGGCACCACCTTCTGCGGCGAAGTCGCCGTCATCGGCGCGCCCAACGCGGGCAAGTCCACCCTCGTCAATGCGCTGGTCGGCGCGAAGGTCGCCATCGTCAGCGCCAAGGTGCAAACCACCCGCACCCGCCTCATCGGCATCGCCATCGAGGGCAACGCCCAGCTGCTGCTGGTCGACACCCCCGGCATCTTCCGCCCCCGCCGCCGTCTGGACCGCGCCATGGTCAAGGCCGCGTGGGAAGGCGCACAAGGGGCGGACGTGATCTGCCTCATCGTCGATGCCAAGCGCGGCATCACCGAGGAGGTGGACAGCATCCTCGAGAACCTGGCGCAGGACCAGTCCGGCGCGCCCCGGTTCCTCGTGCTCAACAAGGTGGACATCACGCCGAAGGAAAAGCTGTTCGAGCTGACCCTGAAGCTGCACGAGCGCGTTACGTTCGCCGAGACCTTCATGGTCGCCGCCCAGCAGGGCGATGGCGTTGCTGACGTGAAGAAGGCTCTCGCCCGCCTGATGCCCGAGAGCCCATGGCACTACCCCGAGGATCAGGTGGCGGACGTCACCCAGCGCCTCATGGCCGCCGAGATCACCCGCGAGCAGATCTACCACCAGCTGCACGACGAGCTGCCCTACGCCGCCACCGTCGAGACCGAGAAGTGGGAGGAACGCCGCGACGGCTCTGCCGCCATCAATCAGGTCATCTACGTCGAGCGCGAAACCCAGAAGGCCATCGTGCTCGGCGCGAAAGGCGCGCGCATCAAGCAGCTGGGGGCCGCCGCCCGCACCGAAATGGAAGCCAACTTCGGCCGCCGCATCCACCTGTTCCTGTTCGTGAAAGTAAAGCCCGACTGGGCCGAGGACCGCTCGGTCTACAAGGACATTGGGCTGGACTGGGTGGAGTAA
- a CDS encoding HEPN domain-containing protein, with amino-acid sequence MMARLEKHKRITSSFGLAGRAGGEMFHILTPGREHFKSDPLGYSALAHLKWGMACEMAGFQVDLSKPATAEDLKNPILWMSQANALSEAAVVLFKQEPNFSNMPESVRGICDSQYCAIVLMLVGYSLEISLKAMMIIRDGVEKYIEDEKNRRHHRLHQLAEFIPDLSDKEVAILKGLTHFVYWAGRYPDPGSGRIDDSEEIFSISEKFGITAGDVFALAGKIMKYSMDIIDG; translated from the coding sequence ATGATGGCAAGATTGGAAAAACATAAAAGAATTACGTCATCTTTTGGTCTGGCAGGTAGAGCAGGGGGTGAAATGTTCCATATTTTAACGCCAGGTCGCGAGCATTTTAAAAGCGACCCTTTAGGGTATAGCGCCTTGGCGCATTTAAAGTGGGGTATGGCATGTGAAATGGCAGGATTTCAAGTTGATTTAAGCAAGCCTGCAACAGCAGAAGACCTGAAAAACCCAATTCTTTGGATGTCTCAGGCTAATGCATTGTCAGAGGCTGCTGTTGTTTTATTTAAACAAGAGCCAAATTTCTCAAATATGCCAGAGTCTGTTCGTGGCATATGTGACAGCCAGTACTGTGCTATTGTGTTGATGTTGGTTGGTTATAGTTTGGAGATATCTCTTAAGGCAATGATGATAATTAGAGATGGGGTTGAAAAATATATCGAAGATGAAAAAAATAGAAGACATCATAGATTGCATCAGTTGGCGGAATTTATTCCTGATTTGAGCGATAAAGAAGTCGCAATACTTAAGGGCTTGACCCACTTTGTTTATTGGGCTGGTCGATATCCTGATCCCGGCTCAGGGCGGATTGATGATTCAGAGGAAATTTTCTCCATTTCTGAGAAATTTGGTATTACAGCTGGCGATGTATTTGCGCTGGCTGGAAAAATAATGAAATATTCTATGGATATAATAGATGGATGA
- the recO gene encoding DNA repair protein RecO: MHWSGPAIILSTASHGESGAIVRVMTADSGLIAGYVRGGSSRRLRPALLPGNRVKAEWRTRVESQLGHMTVELDHSSAPIMWGPRLGTAILDWATALTAAALPERQPYPAVHEALSSLLTIMEMTSDPRAWAATLVRYELILLSELGFGLDLTHCVATGTVEELAFVSPKSSQAVCREAGLPYADRLLPLPAFLQPGGVPTGQWPDWPAIADGLKLTGHFLDRDILVGRTQSLWEARHRIESIVSREHNENNSSPAAGKPL; this comes from the coding sequence ATGCACTGGTCTGGCCCTGCCATCATCCTGTCCACCGCGTCTCACGGCGAGAGCGGGGCGATCGTGCGCGTGATGACGGCGGACAGCGGGTTGATCGCGGGCTATGTGCGGGGCGGCTCGAGCAGGCGTCTGCGCCCCGCGCTGCTGCCCGGCAACCGGGTGAAGGCGGAGTGGCGCACGCGGGTTGAATCCCAGCTGGGCCACATGACGGTGGAGCTGGACCATTCGTCGGCTCCCATCATGTGGGGGCCGCGTCTCGGCACAGCGATTCTGGACTGGGCGACGGCCTTGACCGCCGCCGCGCTGCCGGAGCGCCAGCCTTATCCGGCGGTGCATGAGGCCCTCTCCAGCCTTTTGACCATCATGGAGATGACCAGCGACCCCCGCGCCTGGGCGGCAACGCTGGTGCGCTACGAGCTGATCCTGCTCAGCGAGCTGGGCTTCGGGCTCGACCTTACCCACTGCGTCGCCACCGGCACGGTGGAGGAACTGGCGTTCGTCAGTCCCAAGTCCTCGCAGGCGGTGTGCCGGGAGGCAGGGCTGCCCTACGCCGACCGCCTGCTGCCCCTGCCCGCCTTTTTGCAGCCGGGCGGCGTACCCACCGGCCAGTGGCCGGACTGGCCCGCCATCGCCGACGGCCTGAAGCTCACCGGCCATTTTCTCGATCGGGACATTCTCGTTGGCCGCACCCAGAGCCTGTGGGAAGCGCGCCACCGCATTGAATCCATTGTTTCTCGCGAACACAACGAGAACAACAGTAGCCCTGCGGCGGGCAAGCCGCTATAA
- the parC gene encoding DNA topoisomerase IV subunit A, with product MAKTPQVPEAERIQDEPFSEALSTRYLTYALSTIMARSLPDVRDGLKPVHRRLLWAMRLLKLDPNTGYKKCARVVGDVIGKYHPHGDQSVYDALVRLAQTFAVRYPLIDGQGNFGNIDGDNAAAMRYTEARLTAVASEMMQGLDEECVPFRPTYDGEEEEPEIFPGTFPNLLANGAAGIAVGMATSIPPHNVAELVDGLTLLLDNPDISTESLVDIIPGPDFPTGGIIVESRESIVESYKTGRGSFRLRARYHIEDQGRGTWAIVVTEIPYQVQKSKLIEQIANLINDKKLPILEDVRDESAEEIRLVLEPKSRTVDPTVLIESLFKLSDLEVRFPLNLNVLDKNRIPRVMSLKEALESFLDHLFDVLRKRTQYRLGKIADRLELLGGYLIAYLNLDEVIRIIREEDEPKQELIKTFDLTDRQAEAILNMRLRSLRKLEEMEIRKEDAALRKEQAELQDLLASPAKQSKRIKKDLADLKKRFGPETEIGKRRTTFEVAKDMPAIPLEAMIEKEPITVICSEKGWVRGMKGHISLDEEQKFKDGDGPAFAFHAYTTDKILVVADTGRIYSLGADKLPGGRGFGDPIRLMIDLDSDARVVEMRPWQAGARYLVASSDGRGFVVAAENVLAQTKTGRQVMRPKGDAKLVVFRPLEGDHIAVIGDNRKLLIFPLEQVPELASGQGVTLQKYKDGGLADLTLFTLAEGLSWPMGGSTGRTRTETNLTDWIGTRAQAGRLPPMGFPKSNRFSG from the coding sequence ATGGCAAAGACACCGCAAGTTCCTGAAGCAGAGCGCATTCAAGACGAGCCGTTCTCGGAGGCGCTTTCCACCCGTTACCTGACCTACGCCCTGTCCACGATCATGGCGCGCTCGCTGCCGGACGTGCGGGACGGTCTGAAGCCGGTGCACCGCCGCCTTCTGTGGGCGATGCGGCTGCTGAAGCTCGACCCCAACACGGGCTACAAGAAGTGCGCCCGCGTCGTCGGCGACGTGATCGGTAAGTACCATCCGCACGGCGACCAGTCGGTCTACGACGCCCTCGTGCGCCTCGCCCAGACCTTCGCGGTGCGCTACCCGCTGATCGACGGCCAGGGCAACTTCGGCAACATCGACGGCGATAACGCGGCGGCCATGCGCTACACCGAGGCCCGGCTGACTGCCGTCGCCTCCGAGATGATGCAGGGGCTGGACGAGGAATGCGTTCCCTTCCGCCCCACCTACGACGGCGAGGAAGAAGAGCCGGAGATCTTCCCTGGCACCTTCCCCAACCTGCTGGCCAATGGCGCGGCGGGCATCGCGGTCGGCATGGCCACCTCCATCCCGCCGCACAACGTGGCCGAGCTGGTGGACGGCCTCACCCTGCTGCTCGACAACCCGGACATCTCGACCGAAAGCCTCGTTGATATCATTCCGGGGCCGGATTTCCCGACGGGCGGCATCATCGTCGAGAGCCGCGAGTCGATCGTCGAGTCCTACAAGACCGGCCGCGGCAGCTTCCGCCTGCGCGCCCGCTATCACATCGAGGATCAGGGCCGCGGCACCTGGGCGATCGTCGTCACCGAGATCCCCTATCAGGTGCAGAAGTCCAAGCTCATCGAGCAGATCGCCAACCTCATCAACGACAAGAAGCTGCCGATCCTCGAGGACGTGCGCGACGAGTCGGCCGAGGAAATCCGGCTGGTGCTGGAGCCCAAGTCCCGCACCGTCGATCCCACGGTTCTCATCGAGAGCCTGTTCAAGCTGTCGGATCTGGAAGTCCGCTTCCCGCTCAACCTCAACGTGCTGGACAAGAACCGCATCCCGCGCGTGATGAGCCTCAAGGAAGCGCTGGAATCCTTCCTCGACCACCTGTTCGATGTGCTGCGGAAGCGTACCCAGTACCGCCTCGGCAAGATCGCCGACCGGCTGGAGCTGCTGGGCGGCTACCTGATCGCCTACCTCAACCTGGATGAAGTGATCCGCATCATCCGCGAGGAGGACGAGCCCAAGCAGGAACTCATCAAGACCTTCGACCTCACCGACCGGCAGGCCGAAGCCATCCTCAACATGCGCCTGCGGAGCCTCCGCAAGCTGGAGGAAATGGAGATCCGCAAGGAAGACGCGGCGCTCCGCAAGGAACAGGCCGAGCTTCAGGACCTGCTTGCCTCCCCTGCCAAGCAATCCAAGCGCATCAAGAAGGATCTAGCGGACCTCAAGAAGCGCTTCGGCCCGGAGACCGAGATCGGCAAGCGCCGCACCACCTTCGAGGTGGCCAAGGACATGCCGGCCATCCCGCTCGAGGCGATGATCGAGAAGGAGCCCATCACCGTCATCTGCTCCGAGAAGGGCTGGGTGCGCGGCATGAAGGGCCATATCAGCCTGGACGAGGAGCAGAAGTTCAAGGACGGCGACGGCCCCGCCTTCGCCTTCCACGCCTACACCACCGATAAGATCCTGGTGGTGGCGGATACGGGCCGCATCTACTCGCTGGGCGCGGACAAGCTCCCCGGCGGGCGCGGCTTCGGCGATCCGATCCGCCTGATGATCGACCTCGATTCCGATGCCCGCGTGGTCGAAATGCGGCCATGGCAGGCGGGCGCCCGGTATCTGGTCGCCTCCAGCGACGGCCGCGGCTTCGTCGTAGCGGCGGAGAACGTGCTGGCCCAGACGAAAACCGGCCGTCAGGTCATGCGTCCCAAGGGCGATGCCAAGCTGGTGGTCTTCCGCCCGCTGGAGGGCGACCACATCGCCGTCATCGGCGACAATCGCAAGCTGCTCATCTTCCCGCTCGAACAGGTGCCGGAACTGGCCTCCGGTCAGGGCGTCACCCTCCAGAAGTACAAGGACGGCGGCCTTGCCGACCTCACCCTGTTCACTCTGGCGGAGGGTCTGTCCTGGCCGATGGGCGGCTCGACGGGGCGCACCCGCACCGAGACCAACCTGACGGACTGGATCGGCACCCGTGCCCAGGCGGGCCGTCTGCCGCCGATGGGCTTCCCCAAGAGCAACCGCTTCAGCGGGTAA
- a CDS encoding c-type cytochrome produces the protein MIRFSLIGVMAMMAAATPAAADGDPAAGAKVFKRCSTCHSLVPGENMMGPTLAGVFGRKAGQQEFKYSKAMASSGITWDEKTLDTFLANPTAMVKGTSMMFRVPKPEDRANLIAYLKTNPTEE, from the coding sequence TTGATCCGCTTTTCCCTGATTGGCGTAATGGCGATGATGGCCGCCGCGACTCCGGCAGCGGCTGACGGCGACCCGGCAGCGGGCGCCAAGGTGTTCAAGCGCTGCTCGACCTGCCATTCCCTGGTGCCGGGCGAGAACATGATGGGCCCGACCCTCGCCGGCGTGTTCGGCCGGAAGGCCGGCCAGCAGGAGTTCAAGTACAGCAAGGCCATGGCCTCTTCCGGCATCACCTGGGACGAGAAGACGCTGGACACCTTCCTCGCCAACCCCACGGCGATGGTGAAGGGCACATCCATGATGTTCCGCGTGCCGAAGCCGGAGGACCGGGCGAACCTGATCGCCTACCTCAAAACCAACCCGACTGAGGAATAG
- a CDS encoding DUF2293 domain-containing protein has translation MASGARQLWAERVRARFPACPGYFRDEIAERLAVRLVPPGLERQAVEEMARSVIRHQLTDYDSLLAEHTLSREEARQIVEMEVEDWLAEWQGGKA, from the coding sequence ATGGCATCAGGCGCCAGGCAGCTTTGGGCGGAGCGGGTGCGGGCCCGCTTTCCAGCCTGCCCCGGCTACTTCCGGGACGAGATTGCCGAACGGCTGGCCGTCCGCCTCGTCCCGCCGGGGCTGGAGCGGCAGGCGGTGGAGGAAATGGCCCGCTCGGTCATCCGCCACCAGCTGACGGACTACGACTCCCTGCTGGCCGAGCACACCCTCAGCCGGGAGGAAGCCCGGCAGATCGTCGAGATGGAGGTGGAGGACTGGCTGGCCGAATGGCAGGGCGGCAAGGCCTAG
- a CDS encoding multidrug efflux SMR transporter — protein sequence MSSEQTKFHDLQLEAVIMGWILLFVAGLLEVAWMYFMKMSDGFTRAWPSVGFAIAAFVSMWLLSQATRFIPVGTAYAVWMGVGAVGGAVMGIVLFREPATLFRIASILLVVAGVVGLKLAERA from the coding sequence ATGTCATCCGAACAGACTAAGTTCCATGATTTACAGCTGGAGGCTGTCATCATGGGCTGGATACTGCTGTTCGTGGCCGGGCTGCTGGAAGTGGCCTGGATGTACTTCATGAAAATGTCGGACGGTTTCACCCGCGCGTGGCCGTCCGTGGGCTTTGCCATTGCTGCCTTTGTCAGCATGTGGCTGCTCTCGCAGGCGACGCGGTTCATTCCCGTGGGCACCGCCTATGCGGTGTGGATGGGCGTGGGGGCCGTCGGCGGCGCGGTGATGGGCATTGTCCTGTTCCGGGAGCCCGCAACCCTGTTCCGCATCGCCTCGATCCTGCTGGTGGTGGCGGGGGTCGTTGGCCTCAAGCTGGCCGAGCGGGCCTGA
- the tatC gene encoding twin-arginine translocase subunit TatC: protein MINDIDETKAPLLDHLIELRQRLLYAVLALALACAVSFYFADHIFAFLTKPLAVAFGGREGAKLIYTKLYEAFFVQLKVALFSGFFVAFPIIANQIWLFIAPGLYRNEKKALLPFLIATPVLFLMGAALAYFFVMPAAFRFFLSFENHSELGGVAQEALPAMGDYLSLVMHMILAFGFAFLLPVLLVLLARVGILSLETLVKGRRYAIVLSFAVAAVVTPPDVISQLMLAVPLCLLYEVSIICIRIMNRRDAAATAGQGDVIRTD, encoded by the coding sequence GTGATTAATGACATCGACGAAACCAAGGCGCCGCTGCTCGATCACCTGATCGAGCTGCGCCAGCGCCTGCTCTATGCCGTGCTGGCGCTGGCGCTGGCCTGCGCCGTCAGCTTCTACTTCGCCGACCACATCTTCGCCTTCCTCACCAAGCCGCTGGCCGTGGCCTTCGGCGGCCGGGAAGGGGCGAAGCTCATCTACACCAAACTGTACGAAGCCTTTTTCGTGCAGCTGAAGGTGGCGCTGTTCTCCGGGTTCTTCGTGGCCTTCCCGATCATCGCCAACCAGATCTGGCTGTTCATCGCCCCCGGCCTCTACCGCAACGAGAAGAAGGCGCTGCTGCCGTTCCTCATCGCGACGCCGGTGCTGTTCCTGATGGGCGCGGCGCTGGCCTACTTCTTCGTGATGCCGGCCGCGTTCCGCTTCTTCCTCAGCTTCGAGAACCACAGCGAACTGGGCGGCGTCGCGCAGGAAGCCCTGCCGGCGATGGGCGATTACCTGTCGCTCGTCATGCACATGATCCTCGCCTTCGGCTTCGCCTTTCTCCTGCCGGTGCTGCTGGTGCTGCTGGCGCGGGTGGGCATCCTCTCGCTCGAGACGCTGGTGAAGGGGCGGCGCTATGCCATCGTTCTCTCCTTCGCCGTCGCCGCCGTGGTGACGCCGCCGGACGTCATCTCCCAGCTCATGCTGGCGGTGCCGCTGTGCCTGCTCTACGAAGTCTCCATCATCTGCATTCGCATCATGAACCGGCGCGACGCTGCGGCGACCGCTGGACAAGGAGATGTCATCCGAACAGACTAA
- the tatB gene encoding Sec-independent protein translocase protein TatB — MFDIASSELLLVAIVALLVVGPKDLPKLMRAVGQWIRRGRALTSQIRSGFEQMMQEAEFQEQRERIMREHPDPEPAPRTPGEAAQVFSAADSAVSAPAAATTTATPTAPSPTEPSPTEPSTDDDREEAAGAAATVPVDAAEARVTEDAPRAASEQRL, encoded by the coding sequence ATGTTTGACATTGCCTCTTCCGAGCTGCTGCTCGTGGCGATCGTCGCGCTGCTGGTGGTGGGTCCCAAGGACCTGCCCAAGCTGATGCGCGCCGTTGGCCAGTGGATTCGCCGGGGTCGCGCCTTGACGTCCCAGATCCGCTCCGGTTTCGAGCAGATGATGCAGGAAGCCGAATTTCAGGAACAGCGGGAACGCATCATGCGGGAGCACCCCGACCCGGAGCCCGCCCCGCGGACACCGGGGGAAGCGGCACAGGTCTTCTCTGCCGCGGACTCCGCCGTGAGCGCGCCCGCTGCCGCAACGACCACCGCTACCCCTACCGCCCCGTCTCCTACCGAGCCGTCTCCTACCGAGCCATCCACCGATGATGACCGGGAAGAGGCCGCCGGCGCCGCCGCCACCGTGCCGGTTGACGCCGCCGAGGCCCGCGTGACGGAGGACGCGCCGCGCGCGGCGTCGGAGCAACGTCTGTGA
- a CDS encoding twin-arginine translocase TatA/TatE family subunit, which yields MGSFSLLHWAVLILVVILLFGRGRISDIMGDVAKGIKSFKKGITDEPETHNQPAAPQPQQRIAGTDRVESAGTTKEEAKS from the coding sequence ATGGGCAGCTTTAGCTTGCTGCATTGGGCAGTCCTGATCCTGGTCGTCATCCTGCTCTTCGGGCGTGGCCGGATTTCGGACATCATGGGCGACGTTGCCAAGGGCATCAAAAGCTTCAAGAAGGGCATCACCGACGAGCCCGAAACCCACAACCAGCCGGCCGCCCCCCAGCCGCAACAGCGGATTGCGGGCACTGACCGGGTCGAGTCCGCGGGCACGACCAAGGAAGAAGCCAAGAGCTGA
- a CDS encoding segregation and condensation protein A, with product MNETEANDALPETGVIPRRRALRLRMGGETLFLRLEAYEGPLDLLLQMARFQKVDLAKISILALVEQYLAFINEARRLRLELAADYLVMAAWLAYLKSRLLLPPEKDEEEPSAEELAARLQLQLQRLEAIRDVAARLVGRDRLGRDVFPRGNPEGLAIVKRAAFDCTLYELLKSYAEIRAKTIRQTYQPKRRPVWPLEAAMSRLERLIGHTVQWTDIAQFLPEGGDMDFRRSALASTFLATLEMTRLGKAEVQQLEPFGPLYVKKRDSE from the coding sequence ATGAACGAGACTGAGGCCAACGACGCATTGCCGGAAACCGGGGTGATCCCCCGGCGGAGGGCACTCCGGCTGAGGATGGGGGGCGAGACGCTGTTCCTCCGTCTTGAAGCTTACGAAGGGCCTCTCGACCTCCTGCTCCAGATGGCGCGGTTCCAGAAGGTGGACCTCGCCAAGATCTCCATTCTGGCGCTGGTGGAGCAGTATCTCGCCTTCATCAACGAGGCGCGGCGCCTGCGCCTGGAACTGGCGGCCGATTACCTCGTCATGGCCGCGTGGCTGGCCTACCTCAAGAGCCGCCTCCTGCTGCCGCCGGAGAAGGATGAGGAAGAGCCCTCCGCCGAGGAACTGGCCGCCCGCCTGCAATTGCAGCTGCAGCGGCTGGAGGCGATCCGCGACGTGGCGGCAAGGCTGGTCGGCCGCGACCGGCTGGGGCGGGACGTGTTCCCGCGCGGCAACCCGGAAGGGCTCGCCATCGTCAAACGCGCGGCGTTCGACTGCACGCTCTATGAGCTGCTGAAGTCCTACGCCGAGATCCGCGCCAAGACCATCCGCCAGACCTACCAGCCCAAGCGCCGCCCGGTGTGGCCGCTGGAGGCGGCGATGAGCCGGCTTGAGCGCCTGATCGGCCACACGGTGCAGTGGACGGACATCGCCCAGTTCCTGCCGGAAGGCGGCGATATGGACTTCCGCCGATCGGCGCTTGCCAGCACCTTCCTTGCCACGCTTGAGATGACGCGCCTCGGCAAGGCCGAGGTGCAGCAGCTGGAGCCGTTCGGCCCGCTCTACGTGAAGAAACGGGACAGCGAATGA
- the nagZ gene encoding beta-N-acetylhexosaminidase: protein MIPVFFGLEGPALTDAERELFRATDPAGYILFQRNCVNPEQVKALTDPLKDLSGRGEALPILIDQEGGRVARLKPPHWPAFPPAKRFADLYDVSPVSAMDAARLNARAIAEVVRSVGVTVDCLPVLDVPVTGAHDVIGDRAYGFEPTQVAALGKATLEGLLEGGVVGVIKHIPGHGRARSDSHLELPVVDDPWESLEQDFAPFAKLADAPMAMTAHVVYTAIDAERCATLSPKVITQVIREQIGFSGLLMSDDINMKALSGSYAEKAQGCLDAGCDVVLHCSGILAEMQEVASVLPEISEAARARLEAAMGWAKTEAHGDEELIASLTAKRDALLALA from the coding sequence GTGATTCCAGTTTTTTTCGGCCTTGAGGGGCCAGCCCTGACGGATGCGGAACGCGAGCTGTTCCGCGCCACCGACCCGGCGGGCTACATCCTGTTCCAGCGCAACTGCGTGAACCCGGAGCAGGTGAAGGCGCTGACCGATCCGCTGAAGGACCTGTCGGGCCGGGGCGAGGCCTTGCCTATTCTCATCGATCAGGAAGGCGGGCGCGTCGCGCGGCTGAAGCCGCCGCACTGGCCCGCGTTTCCGCCCGCGAAACGGTTCGCCGATCTTTACGACGTCTCGCCGGTCTCGGCCATGGATGCGGCCCGGCTCAATGCCCGCGCCATCGCCGAGGTGGTGCGGAGCGTCGGCGTCACGGTCGATTGCCTGCCGGTGCTCGACGTGCCGGTCACAGGCGCGCACGATGTGATCGGGGACCGCGCCTACGGCTTCGAGCCCACACAGGTGGCCGCTCTCGGCAAGGCGACGCTGGAGGGTCTGCTCGAGGGCGGTGTCGTCGGCGTCATCAAGCACATCCCCGGCCACGGCCGGGCGCGCAGCGACAGCCACCTGGAGCTGCCGGTGGTGGACGATCCGTGGGAAAGCCTTGAGCAGGACTTCGCGCCCTTTGCCAAGCTGGCCGATGCGCCCATGGCGATGACCGCGCACGTGGTCTACACCGCCATCGACGCGGAGCGCTGCGCCACCCTCTCGCCCAAGGTCATCACGCAAGTGATCCGGGAGCAGATCGGCTTTTCTGGCCTGCTGATGTCCGACGATATCAACATGAAGGCGCTCAGCGGCAGCTATGCCGAGAAGGCGCAGGGGTGCTTGGACGCGGGCTGCGACGTGGTGCTGCACTGCTCGGGCATTCTGGCCGAAATGCAGGAGGTGGCGTCCGTTCTGCCGGAGATCTCCGAGGCGGCGCGGGCGCGACTGGAGGCGGCCATGGGCTGGGCGAAGACGGAGGCGCACGGCGACGAGGAGCTGATCGCCAGCCTCACCGCCAAGCGTGACGCATTACTGGCGCTTGCCTGA